A DNA window from Clavibacter sepedonicus contains the following coding sequences:
- a CDS encoding serine hydrolase, whose translation MAAAGEDPRRRPRHTGGGAARHAGQEPTDGFRSPFRALGGLALDGMRVAARATDLDSGDVVLSVDDHVALPAAGLGRVLLLVELSARMTGGDLSPLHPVDRLSDDEGGTASLWRHLVVPSLPVTDLASLVGATGDAAATNALLGLVGLDAVRTRAESLGLRRTALLDMARGTRGPDDAPQLSVGSACELASLFASLVHGEVVDEETSTRVVGWLALNTDRSLVAASFGLDAPVGRGGEHGMALVDCTGVDAGVRAEAGVLRGPRGAVAYAVMVHFDDADLRARLAVRDALGVVGLDLLEHVH comes from the coding sequence ATGGCCGCCGCCGGCGAGGATCCGCGACGCCGCCCCCGGCACACCGGGGGCGGCGCGGCGCGGCACGCGGGGCAGGAGCCGACCGACGGCTTCCGCTCCCCCTTCCGCGCCCTCGGCGGCCTCGCCCTCGACGGGATGCGCGTCGCCGCCCGCGCCACCGACCTCGACTCCGGCGACGTCGTGCTCTCGGTCGACGACCACGTCGCCCTCCCCGCCGCGGGCCTCGGCCGCGTGCTCCTCCTCGTCGAGCTGTCCGCGCGCATGACCGGCGGCGACCTCTCGCCCCTGCACCCAGTGGATCGCCTGTCGGACGACGAGGGCGGCACCGCAAGCCTCTGGCGCCACCTCGTGGTGCCGTCGCTGCCCGTCACGGATCTCGCCTCGCTCGTCGGCGCGACCGGCGACGCGGCCGCCACCAACGCGCTCCTCGGGCTCGTCGGCCTCGACGCCGTGCGCACGCGCGCCGAGTCGCTCGGCCTCCGCCGCACCGCGCTGCTCGACATGGCCCGCGGCACCCGCGGGCCGGACGACGCCCCGCAGCTCTCCGTCGGATCCGCCTGCGAGCTCGCGTCGCTCTTCGCCTCGCTCGTGCACGGCGAGGTGGTCGACGAGGAGACGAGCACGCGCGTCGTCGGCTGGCTCGCGCTCAACACCGACCGCTCGCTGGTCGCGGCGTCCTTCGGGCTGGATGCGCCGGTGGGCCGCGGCGGCGAGCACGGCATGGCGCTGGTCGACTGCACGGGCGTCGACGCGGGCGTGCGTGCCGAGGCGGGCGTGCTCCGCGGGCCGCGCGGCGCGGTCGCCTACGCCGTCATGGTCCACTTCGACGACGCGGACCTCCGGGCCCGCCTCGCCGTCCGCGACGCCCTGGGCGTGGTCGGGCTCGACCTGCTGGAGCACGTGCACTGA